In a single window of the Vitis vinifera cultivar Pinot Noir 40024 chromosome 6, ASM3070453v1 genome:
- the LOC100255221 gene encoding G-type lectin S-receptor-like serine/threonine-protein kinase LECRK3 isoform X1 encodes MKTAVPYCLCWLPLLLLLLLLLLLLPASVVAQAYSNKTLGSSLTAGDNESWASESGEFAFGFQEIGTGGYLLAVWFNKISEKTVVWSANGGNLAKKGSKVQLTSDGSFVLNDQEGEKIWPVDSTITGVAYAAMLDSGNFVLARQDSMNLWESFDNPTDTILPTQAMNQGSKLLARLSETNYSSGRFMFTLESTGNLAMYTTNFPQDSENFAYWSSKTTGSGFQVIFNQSGSIYLMASNGSKLMDVLTNEASTEDYYQRAILEYDGVFRQYVYPKSSGSSAGRPMAWSSLTSFVPDNICTSIRAETGSGACGFNSYCTMGNDDRPYCQCPPGYTFLDPQDDMNGCKQNFEPESCSEESQEKGLFGFEEMTDVDWPLSDYGHFTEVTEDWCRQACLDDCFCDVAIFGDGGDCWKKRTPLSNGRTESNNGRRILIKVRKDNSTSEPRNEGKKDQSTLIITESVLLGGSVFLNCLLLLAAFIKRKSKTLQPHQAMVGANLKTFSYKALEVATNGFKDELGRGAFATVYKGALPHDDGINLIAVKKLERMEKEGDKEFGAEVKAIGRTNHKNLVQLLGYCNEGQHRLLVYEFMSNGSLATFLFGNSRPDWCKRTRIILGTARGLLYLHEECSTQIIHCDIKPQNILLDDFLTARISDFGLAKLLKTDQTRTMTGIRGTKGYVAPEWFKTVPVTAKIDVYSFGIVLLEIIFCRKNFAPDVRDESQMILADWVQDCYKEKRLDLLVGNDEEAFGDMEKLEKFVMIAIWCTQEDPSRRPTMKKVVQMLEGAAEVSIPPDSSFSSASSSIQF; translated from the coding sequence ATGAAAACTGCAGTACCTTATTGTCTCTGCTGGTTgcctctcctcctcctcctcctcctcctcctgcTGCTGCTCCCAGCGTCGGTTGTTGCTCAAGCTTACAGTAACAAAACTCTGGGCTCGTCCCTCACAGCAGGAGACAATGAATCTTGGGCATCAGAGTCTGGCGAATTCGCTTTTGGATTCCAAGAGATTGGAACTGGGGGTTACTTGCTGGCTGTTTGGTTCAACAAGATATCTGAAAAGACGGTAGTTTGGTCAGCCAATGGGGGTAATCTAGCGAAAAAGGGATCCAAAGTTCAACTTACTAGTGATGGAAGTTTTGTGCTGAACGATCAGGAAGGTGAAAAGATATGGCCGGTTGATTCTACGATTACTGGTGTGGCCTATGCAGCCATGCTCGACAGTGGAAACTTCGTGCTGGCAAGGCAGGATTCCATGAATTTGTGGGAGAGTTTTGATAATCCAACAGATACGATATTGCCCACACAGGCAATGAATCAAGGCAGCAAGCTGCTTGCTCGTTTATCAGAAACGAATTACTCAAGTGGAAGATTCATGTTTACACTAGAATCTACTGGAAATCTGGCGATGTACACCACTAATTTCCCACAGGATTCTGAAAATTTTGCTTACTGGTCATCAAAGACTACTGGCAGTGGCTTTCAAGTGATTTTCAACCAGTCTGGTTCCATCTACCTTATGGCGAGCAATGGAAGCAAACTTATGGATGTGCTCACAAATGAAGCTTCAACAGAAGACTACTACCAGAGAGCAATTCTTGAATATGATGGAGTTTTCAGACAATATGTCTACCCAAAGTCTTCTGGCTCAAGTGCTGGGAGGCCTATGGCATGGTCCTCTTTAACCTCGTTTGTGCCTGACAATATCTGCACAAGTATCAGGGCAGAGACAGGCAGTGGAGCTTGTGGCTTCAACAGCTACTGCACAATGGGAAATGATGACAGACCATACTGTCAGTGCCCTCCTGGTTACACCTTCTTGGATCCACAAGATGATATGAATGGATGCAAACAGAACTTTGAACCAGAGAGTTGCAGTGAAGAATCACAAGAGAAGGGTCTGTTTGGTTTTGAAGAGATGACGGATGTGGACTGGCCGCTGTCAGATTATGGGCATTTTACAGAAGTAACAGAGGATTGGTGCAGACAAGCTTGCTTGGATGATTGTTTTTGTGATGttgccatttttggagatggGGGGGATTGTTGGAAGAAGAGAACCCCTCTCTCAAATGGGAGGACTGAGTCTAATAATGGACGAAGAATTCTGATTAAAGTACGGAAGGACAATTCTACTTCGGAACCCAGAAATGAAGGTAAAAAAGATCAGTCAACTTTGATCATCACAGAATCTGTGCTGTTAGGTGGCTCTGTTTTTCTGAATTGCCTCCTCCTCCTAGCAGCTTTTATTAAGAGAAAGTCAAAGACTCTTCAGCCACACCAGGCCATGGTGGGGGCAAATCTAAAAACTTTCAGTTACAAGGCGCTAGAAGTGGCTACTAATGGCTTCAAGGATGAGCTGGGAAGGGGAGCTTTTGCAACAGTTTACAAAGGGGCTCTACCCCATGATGATGGAATCAATTTGATTGCAGTGAAGAAGCTGGAGAGGATGGAGAAAGAAGGAGACAAGGAATTTGGGGCAGAAGTGAAAGCAATTGGCCGGACAAATCACAAGAACCTAGTCCAACTCCTGGGGTACTGCAATGAGGGGCAACACCGGCTTCTAGTATACGAGTTCATGAGCAATGGTTCTTTGGCAACCTTCCTATTTGGAAATTCAAGGCCAGATTGGTGTAAAAGAACACGGATCATCCTAGGAACTGCAAGAGGGCTCTTGTACTTGCATGAGGAGTGCAGCACCCAGATCATACACTGTGACATCAAGCCTCAAAACATACTTTTAGATGACTTTTTAACAGCAAGGATTTCAGATTTTGGGCTAGCCAAGCTTTTGAAGACGGATCAGACGCGAACCATGACTGGAATCAGGGGAACCAAAGGGTATGTTGCCCCTGAATGGTTCAAGACAGTGCCTGTTACAGCCAAGATTGATGTTTACAGCTTTGGGATTGTGTTGCTAGAGATCATTTTCTGCAGGAAGAACTTCGCACCCGATGTAAGGGATGAAAGTCAGATGATCCTGGCTGATTGGGTGCAAGACTGCTACAAAGAGAAGAGATTGGATTTGCTGGTAGGAAATGATGAAGAGGCATTTGGTGATATGGAGAAACTGGAGAAGTTTGTGATGATAGCAATATGGTGTACTCAGGAGGATCCATCTCGAAGACCCACCATGAAGAAAGTTGTGCAAATGCTAGAAGGAGCTGCTGAAGTTTCTATTCCTCCAGACTCATCTTTCTCATCTGCCAGTAGTTCAATCCAATTCTAA
- the LOC100255221 gene encoding G-type lectin S-receptor-like serine/threonine-protein kinase LECRK3 isoform X2: MKTAVPYCLCWLPLLLLLLLLLLLLPASVVAQAYSNKTLGSSLTAGDNESWASESGEFAFGFQEIGTGGYLLAVWFNKISEKTVVWSANGGNLAKKGSKVQLTSDGSFVLNDQEGEKIWPVDSTITGVAYAAMLDSGNFVLARQDSMNLWESFDNPTDTILPTQAMNQGSKLLARLSETNYSSGRFMFTLESTGNLAMYTTNFPQDSENFAYWSSKTTGSGFQVIFNQSGSIYLMASNGSKLMDVLTNEASTEDYYQRAILEYDGVFRQYVYPKSSGSSAGRPMAWSSLTSFVPDNICTSIRAETGSGACGFNSYCTMGNDDRPYCQCPPGYTFLDPQDDMNGCKQNFEPESCSEESQEKGLFGFEEMTDVDWPLSDYGHFTEVTEDWCRQACLDDCFCDVAIFGDGGDCWKKRTPLSNGRTESNNGRRILIKVRKDNSTSEPRNEAFIKRKSKTLQPHQAMVGANLKTFSYKALEVATNGFKDELGRGAFATVYKGALPHDDGINLIAVKKLERMEKEGDKEFGAEVKAIGRTNHKNLVQLLGYCNEGQHRLLVYEFMSNGSLATFLFGNSRPDWCKRTRIILGTARGLLYLHEECSTQIIHCDIKPQNILLDDFLTARISDFGLAKLLKTDQTRTMTGIRGTKGYVAPEWFKTVPVTAKIDVYSFGIVLLEIIFCRKNFAPDVRDESQMILADWVQDCYKEKRLDLLVGNDEEAFGDMEKLEKFVMIAIWCTQEDPSRRPTMKKVVQMLEGAAEVSIPPDSSFSSASSSIQF, translated from the exons ATGAAAACTGCAGTACCTTATTGTCTCTGCTGGTTgcctctcctcctcctcctcctcctcctcctgcTGCTGCTCCCAGCGTCGGTTGTTGCTCAAGCTTACAGTAACAAAACTCTGGGCTCGTCCCTCACAGCAGGAGACAATGAATCTTGGGCATCAGAGTCTGGCGAATTCGCTTTTGGATTCCAAGAGATTGGAACTGGGGGTTACTTGCTGGCTGTTTGGTTCAACAAGATATCTGAAAAGACGGTAGTTTGGTCAGCCAATGGGGGTAATCTAGCGAAAAAGGGATCCAAAGTTCAACTTACTAGTGATGGAAGTTTTGTGCTGAACGATCAGGAAGGTGAAAAGATATGGCCGGTTGATTCTACGATTACTGGTGTGGCCTATGCAGCCATGCTCGACAGTGGAAACTTCGTGCTGGCAAGGCAGGATTCCATGAATTTGTGGGAGAGTTTTGATAATCCAACAGATACGATATTGCCCACACAGGCAATGAATCAAGGCAGCAAGCTGCTTGCTCGTTTATCAGAAACGAATTACTCAAGTGGAAGATTCATGTTTACACTAGAATCTACTGGAAATCTGGCGATGTACACCACTAATTTCCCACAGGATTCTGAAAATTTTGCTTACTGGTCATCAAAGACTACTGGCAGTGGCTTTCAAGTGATTTTCAACCAGTCTGGTTCCATCTACCTTATGGCGAGCAATGGAAGCAAACTTATGGATGTGCTCACAAATGAAGCTTCAACAGAAGACTACTACCAGAGAGCAATTCTTGAATATGATGGAGTTTTCAGACAATATGTCTACCCAAAGTCTTCTGGCTCAAGTGCTGGGAGGCCTATGGCATGGTCCTCTTTAACCTCGTTTGTGCCTGACAATATCTGCACAAGTATCAGGGCAGAGACAGGCAGTGGAGCTTGTGGCTTCAACAGCTACTGCACAATGGGAAATGATGACAGACCATACTGTCAGTGCCCTCCTGGTTACACCTTCTTGGATCCACAAGATGATATGAATGGATGCAAACAGAACTTTGAACCAGAGAGTTGCAGTGAAGAATCACAAGAGAAGGGTCTGTTTGGTTTTGAAGAGATGACGGATGTGGACTGGCCGCTGTCAGATTATGGGCATTTTACAGAAGTAACAGAGGATTGGTGCAGACAAGCTTGCTTGGATGATTGTTTTTGTGATGttgccatttttggagatggGGGGGATTGTTGGAAGAAGAGAACCCCTCTCTCAAATGGGAGGACTGAGTCTAATAATGGACGAAGAATTCTGATTAAAGTACGGAAGGACAATTCTACTTCGGAACCCAGAAATGAAG CTTTTATTAAGAGAAAGTCAAAGACTCTTCAGCCACACCAGGCCATGGTGGGGGCAAATCTAAAAACTTTCAGTTACAAGGCGCTAGAAGTGGCTACTAATGGCTTCAAGGATGAGCTGGGAAGGGGAGCTTTTGCAACAGTTTACAAAGGGGCTCTACCCCATGATGATGGAATCAATTTGATTGCAGTGAAGAAGCTGGAGAGGATGGAGAAAGAAGGAGACAAGGAATTTGGGGCAGAAGTGAAAGCAATTGGCCGGACAAATCACAAGAACCTAGTCCAACTCCTGGGGTACTGCAATGAGGGGCAACACCGGCTTCTAGTATACGAGTTCATGAGCAATGGTTCTTTGGCAACCTTCCTATTTGGAAATTCAAGGCCAGATTGGTGTAAAAGAACACGGATCATCCTAGGAACTGCAAGAGGGCTCTTGTACTTGCATGAGGAGTGCAGCACCCAGATCATACACTGTGACATCAAGCCTCAAAACATACTTTTAGATGACTTTTTAACAGCAAGGATTTCAGATTTTGGGCTAGCCAAGCTTTTGAAGACGGATCAGACGCGAACCATGACTGGAATCAGGGGAACCAAAGGGTATGTTGCCCCTGAATGGTTCAAGACAGTGCCTGTTACAGCCAAGATTGATGTTTACAGCTTTGGGATTGTGTTGCTAGAGATCATTTTCTGCAGGAAGAACTTCGCACCCGATGTAAGGGATGAAAGTCAGATGATCCTGGCTGATTGGGTGCAAGACTGCTACAAAGAGAAGAGATTGGATTTGCTGGTAGGAAATGATGAAGAGGCATTTGGTGATATGGAGAAACTGGAGAAGTTTGTGATGATAGCAATATGGTGTACTCAGGAGGATCCATCTCGAAGACCCACCATGAAGAAAGTTGTGCAAATGCTAGAAGGAGCTGCTGAAGTTTCTATTCCTCCAGACTCATCTTTCTCATCTGCCAGTAGTTCAATCCAATTCTAA